One region of Thermoplasmata archaeon genomic DNA includes:
- a CDS encoding class 1 fructose-bisphosphatase yields MDRDFAALLGRIAGLATRIRREFPIRRNPAATRNVYGEQQLELDVWMNDVFVEELRRSNLVSAVASEEMGQVQEVGRGRFSVALDPLDGSSNVKSNNTFGTIFGIFDGATLPARGSELFAAGYLVYGPATTLVYAAGAGVHEFVQGGGGRPHDFFLLEEGVRLPAKGKLYGIGGHREKWIPEVKSFVGELERELVNLRYGGCFVGDFNQILHYGGFFAYPAQVDKPEGKYRLHFESNPIAFIAEAAGGAGTTGAERILDVPPTGIDQTVPTYVGNRDLVERFLSRFSSDAGVR; encoded by the coding sequence GTGGACCGCGACTTCGCCGCCCTCCTCGGGCGGATAGCCGGGCTCGCGACACGGATCCGGCGGGAGTTCCCCATCCGGCGGAATCCGGCGGCCACTCGGAACGTCTACGGGGAACAGCAGCTCGAACTCGACGTCTGGATGAACGACGTTTTCGTCGAGGAGCTGCGGCGGTCGAACCTGGTCTCCGCGGTCGCCTCCGAAGAGATGGGCCAGGTGCAGGAGGTGGGCCGTGGGCGTTTCTCGGTCGCCCTCGACCCGCTCGACGGATCCTCGAACGTCAAGAGCAACAACACCTTCGGCACGATTTTCGGCATCTTTGACGGCGCGACGCTCCCGGCGAGGGGATCCGAGTTGTTCGCGGCGGGATACCTGGTTTACGGGCCCGCCACGACGCTCGTGTACGCGGCGGGCGCGGGCGTGCACGAGTTCGTCCAGGGAGGAGGCGGCCGTCCGCACGACTTCTTCCTGCTCGAGGAAGGCGTCCGTCTGCCGGCGAAGGGGAAACTGTACGGGATCGGCGGACACCGGGAGAAGTGGATCCCCGAAGTCAAGTCGTTCGTCGGCGAACTCGAACGGGAGCTGGTGAATCTTCGCTATGGCGGTTGCTTCGTCGGCGATTTCAATCAGATCCTCCACTACGGCGGCTTCTTCGCCTACCCGGCCCAGGTCGACAAGCCCGAAGGCAAGTACCGCCTTCATTTCGAATCGAACCCGATCGCCTTCATCGCGGAGGCCGCGGGTGGCGCGGGGACGACGGGGGCTGAGCGGATCCTCGACGTCCCGCCGACGGGGATCGACCAGACCGTGCCCACGTACGTGGGGAACCGCGATCTCGTCGAGCGGTTTCTTTCGCGGTTCTCGTCGGACGCCGGCGTCCGGTGA
- a CDS encoding class I SAM-dependent methyltransferase has translation MPEPSSWESLYASSDVATLPWYTPDLDSDFEAALSRRRLGGKRILDLGTGPATHAIALASRGYDIVATDISPSAIKRAKRVAKTSGVRIDFRVDDVLESKLETSSVDAIVDRGVFHTLEPAKRAVYVRTVHRILRPRGWLFLKCFSDKQPGTWGPHRISRQQLRASFEAAFEILSITNTVFGGTLDENPKALFATMRRRGSATSRE, from the coding sequence GTGCCCGAGCCCTCCTCGTGGGAGAGCCTGTACGCGAGCTCCGACGTCGCGACCCTCCCCTGGTACACGCCCGACCTCGACTCCGATTTCGAGGCCGCCCTCTCGCGGCGCCGCCTCGGAGGCAAGCGGATCCTCGACCTCGGGACGGGGCCCGCCACCCACGCCATCGCCCTCGCGTCCCGGGGCTACGACATCGTCGCGACAGACATCTCACCGAGCGCGATCAAACGCGCGAAGCGGGTCGCGAAGACATCCGGCGTGCGGATCGACTTCCGCGTGGACGACGTCCTGGAGTCGAAGCTCGAAACGAGCTCCGTCGACGCGATCGTGGACCGAGGGGTGTTCCACACGCTGGAGCCGGCGAAGCGTGCCGTCTACGTCCGCACGGTGCACCGCATCCTCCGCCCGCGAGGCTGGCTCTTCCTGAAATGTTTCTCGGACAAGCAGCCCGGCACATGGGGTCCCCACCGGATTTCGAGGCAGCAGCTTCGCGCCTCGTTCGAGGCGGCCTTCGAGATCCTCTCAATCACGAACACCGTGTTCGGGGGAACGTTGGATGAGAATCCGAAGGCGCTCTTCGCGACGATGCGCCGTCGGGGATCGGCGACCTCACGCGAGTGA
- a CDS encoding formate--tetrahydrofolate ligase — protein MVADIDIAQAVAMRRIVDVASGLGLGRDDLVLKGDHIAKVRLAAVDRTRNARQGKLVLVTGTTPTRYGEGKTLTTVGLGQALTKLGSKAIVAVREPSLGPVFGTKGGATGGGRSQVLPMEEINLHFTGDIHAVGAANNLIAAVMDAHVFHGNEVDIDPTRVLFPRCLDMNDRQLRNIVTGLGGPKHGVPREDGFIITAASEVMAILCLTEGIRDLKERLERIIVAFDRHEHPVRVGDLSVQGAASILLKDALMPNLVQTLEGTPAFVHGGPFANIAHGHNSLLADRLALGLGDVVVTEAGFGSDLGGEKFVDLVCRGSGLVADAAVLVVSVRALKHHGGVKKKDLAVEDLKGLRAGFPNLDAHMKILQTLGIAPVVAVNRFATDTDREVDGIVDHCQDAGVRAAAHTCHRDGGAGGEDLARLVLDAAGASPHSVRFVYKDDDPLEEKVAKVATSIYGAAGVKFDAAALGDLERLQAAGLDRLPVCIAKTQLSLSDDERALGAPRGWTLQVRGIRPSAGAGFLVVLAGDIMRMPGLGEEPAALAMDIDANGRIKGLF, from the coding sequence ATGGTTGCGGACATCGACATCGCCCAGGCCGTGGCGATGCGTCGAATCGTCGATGTGGCATCCGGACTCGGACTGGGCCGGGACGACCTCGTCCTGAAGGGCGACCACATCGCGAAGGTCCGCCTCGCCGCCGTCGACCGCACCCGGAACGCTCGACAAGGGAAGCTCGTCCTCGTCACCGGCACGACCCCGACCCGCTACGGCGAAGGGAAGACCTTGACCACGGTCGGGCTGGGCCAGGCGCTCACGAAGCTCGGGTCGAAGGCGATCGTCGCCGTCCGGGAGCCGTCCCTGGGGCCCGTCTTCGGGACGAAAGGCGGCGCCACGGGCGGCGGCCGCTCCCAGGTCCTCCCGATGGAGGAGATCAACCTGCACTTCACGGGCGACATCCACGCGGTCGGCGCCGCGAACAACCTGATCGCCGCCGTCATGGACGCCCACGTCTTCCACGGGAACGAGGTCGACATCGATCCGACGCGCGTGCTGTTCCCGAGGTGCTTGGACATGAACGACCGTCAACTGCGGAACATCGTCACGGGCCTCGGCGGCCCGAAGCACGGCGTGCCGCGGGAGGACGGCTTCATCATCACGGCCGCGAGCGAGGTCATGGCGATCCTCTGCCTGACGGAAGGGATCCGGGACCTCAAGGAGCGCCTGGAACGGATCATCGTTGCGTTCGATCGCCATGAGCACCCCGTCCGCGTCGGCGACTTGAGCGTGCAGGGCGCCGCCTCGATCCTGCTGAAGGACGCGCTCATGCCGAACCTCGTGCAGACCCTCGAAGGCACGCCGGCGTTCGTCCACGGCGGCCCGTTCGCAAACATCGCCCACGGCCACAATAGCCTCCTCGCGGACCGACTCGCCCTCGGCCTCGGGGACGTCGTCGTCACGGAGGCGGGGTTCGGCTCCGACCTCGGCGGGGAGAAGTTCGTGGACCTCGTGTGCCGCGGGAGCGGCCTCGTCGCCGACGCGGCGGTCCTCGTCGTCAGCGTGCGCGCCCTGAAGCACCACGGCGGCGTCAAGAAGAAGGACCTCGCGGTCGAGGACCTGAAAGGCCTCCGGGCCGGCTTCCCGAACCTGGACGCCCACATGAAGATCCTCCAGACGCTCGGCATCGCCCCGGTCGTCGCGGTGAACCGCTTCGCGACCGACACGGATCGGGAGGTCGACGGGATCGTCGACCACTGCCAGGACGCCGGCGTCCGCGCGGCGGCGCACACGTGCCACCGGGACGGCGGGGCGGGCGGGGAAGACCTCGCGCGGCTCGTGCTCGACGCGGCCGGGGCCTCGCCGCACTCCGTGCGGTTCGTGTACAAGGACGACGACCCGCTCGAGGAGAAGGTCGCGAAGGTGGCCACGTCGATCTACGGCGCGGCCGGCGTGAAGTTCGATGCCGCCGCCCTCGGCGACCTCGAGCGCCTCCAGGCCGCAGGCCTCGACCGGCTCCCGGTCTGCATTGCCAAGACGCAGCTCTCCCTCTCCGACGACGAGCGCGCGCTCGGCGCCCCGAGAGGATGGACGCTCCAGGTCCGGGGCATCCGGCCATCCGCGGGCGCAGGATTCCTCGTCGTGCTGGCGGGCGACATCATGCGGATGCCCGGCTTGGGCGAGGAGCCGGCCGCGCTGGCCATGGACATCGACGCGAACGGACGCATCAAGGGCCTGTTCTAG
- a CDS encoding tagatose 1,6-diphosphate aldolase: protein MGKLRGLQQISDDTGRFTMIAMDQRGSLQKMLHPENPKATTYAEMEAVKLGVTEALAPHASGYLLDPEYGVGAAVNRFVLPGRTGLLVALETSGYEKQGNWRLTKLLDGWAVEKVRRLGASAAKLLVFFSPDAPRDVVDHQVKVVRSVADECRRLDLAFVCEPMSYPVEESEEEFAHHKADIVIRTAEVLSPLGLDVLKAEFPGDPKVTKDPEDLRKNCERLSQATKAPWVVLSAGADFDVFRTLVDHACRGGASGFLAGRAIWKDAFKETSIEKQMAYVRTQGVKNFKVLADMAHDHARPWWDFYGGKEKLQDHFDGWYVKY from the coding sequence GTGGGCAAACTCCGCGGCCTCCAGCAGATCTCCGACGACACGGGCCGCTTCACGATGATCGCGATGGACCAGCGGGGGAGCCTCCAGAAGATGCTCCACCCGGAGAATCCGAAGGCCACGACATACGCCGAGATGGAGGCTGTCAAGCTCGGCGTCACGGAGGCGCTCGCCCCGCACGCGAGCGGGTACCTCCTCGACCCGGAGTACGGCGTGGGCGCCGCCGTCAACCGGTTCGTCCTCCCCGGTCGCACGGGGCTCCTCGTCGCCCTCGAGACGTCCGGGTACGAGAAGCAGGGGAACTGGCGGCTGACGAAGCTGCTCGATGGGTGGGCCGTCGAAAAGGTGAGGCGGCTCGGTGCGAGCGCGGCGAAGCTCCTCGTGTTCTTCAGCCCAGACGCGCCGCGGGACGTCGTTGACCACCAGGTGAAGGTCGTGCGATCCGTCGCCGACGAATGCAGGCGACTCGACCTCGCGTTCGTGTGCGAGCCGATGTCGTACCCGGTCGAGGAGAGCGAGGAGGAGTTCGCCCACCACAAGGCGGACATCGTGATCCGCACCGCGGAGGTCCTCAGCCCTCTCGGGCTCGACGTGCTGAAGGCGGAGTTCCCTGGGGACCCGAAGGTGACGAAGGACCCGGAGGATCTACGGAAGAACTGCGAGCGCCTCAGTCAGGCGACGAAGGCGCCGTGGGTCGTCCTGAGCGCGGGGGCGGACTTCGACGTCTTCCGGACGCTCGTCGACCACGCGTGCCGGGGCGGCGCCTCCGGGTTTCTCGCGGGCCGCGCGATCTGGAAGGACGCGTTCAAGGAGACGTCGATCGAGAAGCAGATGGCCTACGTCCGCACGCAAGGCGTGAAGAACTTCAAGGTCCTCGCGGACATGGCGCACGACCACGCGCGTCCGTGGTGGGACTTCTACGGCGGCAAGGAGAAACTCCAAGACCATTTCGACGGGTGGTACGTCAAGTACTGA
- the tpiA gene encoding triose-phosphate isomerase — protein MRLPAIVLNFKTYPEILGKRGWDLAKRFAAVADDTGASIVLCPPATDLAHVAKLVHIPVFGQHVDATEAGQATGWIPPEALLEAGAAGTLINHSERKVAWEEMAKSVPRCQKIGLEVVACADDLAEAETLAKLSPEYIAIEPPELIGGDVSVTTAKPEVIATAVERIHAVNPRVVVLCGAGVRSRKDVAKALDLGTSGVLLSSGIVKAKDPEKALRDLVKGLR, from the coding sequence ATGCGGCTCCCCGCGATCGTCCTGAACTTCAAGACCTACCCGGAAATCCTCGGGAAGCGGGGCTGGGACCTCGCGAAACGCTTCGCCGCGGTTGCGGATGACACGGGCGCCTCGATCGTCCTCTGCCCGCCCGCGACGGACCTCGCCCACGTTGCGAAGCTCGTGCACATCCCGGTCTTCGGGCAGCACGTCGACGCCACGGAAGCGGGGCAGGCGACCGGGTGGATCCCACCGGAGGCGCTCCTTGAGGCGGGCGCCGCGGGGACGCTGATCAACCACAGCGAACGGAAGGTCGCCTGGGAAGAAATGGCGAAGAGCGTCCCTCGTTGCCAAAAGATCGGCCTCGAAGTCGTCGCGTGTGCGGACGACCTCGCGGAAGCAGAGACCCTCGCCAAGCTTTCTCCGGAATACATCGCGATCGAGCCGCCCGAGCTAATCGGAGGAGACGTCAGCGTGACGACCGCGAAACCGGAGGTCATCGCGACCGCCGTCGAGCGAATCCATGCCGTGAACCCTCGGGTCGTGGTCCTCTGTGGCGCGGGCGTTCGGAGCCGCAAGGACGTCGCGAAGGCGCTCGACCTAGGGACTTCGGGCGTCCTGCTGTCCTCCGGCATCGTCAAGGCGAAGGATCCGGAGAAAGCGCTCCGAGACCTCGTGAAAGGGCTTCGCTGA